One window of Vanessa cardui chromosome 5, ilVanCard2.1, whole genome shotgun sequence genomic DNA carries:
- the LOC124529793 gene encoding voltage-dependent T-type calcium channel subunit alpha-1G-like isoform X4, translating into MSGEREMPYYGYREGGSDSSGGCSDSEGGESDSEGGLSTESTVGQGLPFPGFTPVALRYLTQDTRPRSWCLKLITNPWFERISMLVILLNCVTLGMYQPCVDDQCITNRCKILQVFDDIIFAFFTLEMTIKMVAMGVYGHGTYLADSWNRLDFFIVMAGALEYALNVENINLSAIRTIRVLRPLRAINRIPSMRILVMLLLDTLPMLGNVLLLCFFVFFIFGIVGVQLWEGILRQRCELVLPPNVLRPNISFHYEFSKELDYICTTPEDSGMHLCGDFPPYRYGPLVCNESARPFSYNHPTNNSCVNWNQYYTNCTQRGSNPFQGTISFDNIGLAWVAIFLVISLEGWTDIMYYVQDAHSFWDWIYFVLLIVIGSFFMINLCLVVIATQFSETKKREMERMRAERARFTSSSTLASSTNNSEPATCYAEIVKYVAHLWRRFKRRMAKKIRVYKYQRAQLQWRTSRETLQLPSNRPKQHHPCCPRVHPQGNGKGVDEAGDEPLSRPSLLRVPSLSAADLENASNLSLLSPPSLARRRSSVMFSDTVLLHVPNAQNLAHPHNVCSSEKMTQTEFDLPAGETAEERAAAGGTMSCQELLALSGALSAALPTGQVALDSFFEELTKGISKRAGEDKLDAKIVEIDDFSCCAELIAAEAAAAEKKKGRLINACVRLWRLIMKRFSLLRKHIKQIVNHKYFQQGILLAILINTLSMGIEYHNQPEELTVIVEYSNIVFSAIFAVEMLLKIIAEGPFKYISNGFNVFDGVIVILSAFELAQSMGNEHDLAGSSGLSVLRTFRLLRILKLVRFMPNLRRQLFVMLRTMDNVAVFFSLLVLFIFIFSILGMNLFGCKFCKKDEEGDVECDRKNFDTLLWAFVTVFQVLTQEDWNVVLFNGMEKTSHWAALYFVALMTFGNYVLFNLLVAILVEGFSSERNERREREQRELAKSKLSSECFSDNNELQYDESNSGSHSSDSFSQNEIKNYWKSADDVRKAKDDVNGHKDKTAKARRKTKSSAHHPSLCKDCAQSNKCNIQKESKMLANTENSTVVPMITHTAATPQDSPSTTLEPGTTFRDFNVALTLERSTMLSSLDSIDRSSCTSIPGLLKPPNSYTLTLHSAAAQLGAEKARLPPMSLAPPPLSLAPPPSRSTSPASTPTTPRSVPSPMLPEKNLQVTIAKDDNCLNVSDKSSLLSSQKSLAITTPTINGDDKCRVQRGYSWRLSRPSLRRKKQRTGSDSDAVILNNGRDHTACNGSNLRKNELLLSSSMVIKNDTQSEFPNNRSKAQLPAPRVLAPPARRVSAHTTPILPDVSWKAPEAGFSSDSTVRLDTVKAPPHRLSLTNDYLTVTTVSEVKASNLTPTTPQLTPIPPRPRNDSLRPNNQALPLIKQINEDVTINNNICIFSSRFDRRQFRFKDLFRFMEPTGCLKEKEDYSLYIFAPNNKIRRLCTWMVTRSWFDNIVLLFIALNCITLAMERPNIPPDSKERSFLSSANYVFTVVFAVEMFIKVVASGMFYGSEAYFTSGWNIMDGSLVIISIIDLLMSLVSESSPRIFGILRVFRLLRSLRPLRVINRAPGLKLVVQTLLSSLRPIGNIVLICCTFFIIFGILGVQLFKGAFFYCEGANIKSVRNKSDCLAIEGNVWVNRKYNFDDLGKALMSLFVLSSRDGWVNIMYTGLDAVGVDQQPIINYSEWRLLYFIAFILLVGFFVLNMFVGVVVENFHRCREEQEKEERVRRAAKRALQMEKKRRKMHQRPYYSDYSQYRLFVHNVVTSKYFDLAIAGVIGLNVVTMAIEYYRMPPALQYALKIFNYFFTAVFILEAAMKLVALGFKIYLKDKWNQLDVIIVILSIVGIVLEELETNIIPINPTIMRVMRVLRIARVLKLLKMAKGIRALLDTVMQALPQVGNLGLLFFLLFFIFAALGVELFGRLECSDEIPCQGLGEHAHFANFGMAFLTLFRVATGDNWNGIMKDTLREDCDSSVDCVRNCCVSTIIAPIFFVVFVLMAQFVLVNVVVAVLMKHLEESHKQMEDEIDMDVELERELEREADDEEDRALCRALEQCTSPPRPLNKVPSLPANFTYSEPKQQPIPSPARRRRTLHSHHALLPAALPQRRASLSPHAFGRRRQDSAETPAALYEEDARFIDADDVDELEPGSPPRRDSFAQNRRQRADKRNSLRGEETRLLRPAPVLLAVPTTRQSIRRGNSKRRLSTESGAPNDISRASCTSPQLSPDDPPITEEEEIRIVIAERRKIDSVRPELEDVELSERGS; encoded by the exons GTTTTCGATGACATAATATTCGCATTTTTCACCCTTGAGATGACAATTAAAATGGTGGCGATGGGTGTTTACGGGCACGGCACGTACCTTGCCGACTCTTGGAATAGATTAGATTTCTTTATTGTTATGGCTGG GGCTCTAGAATACGCTTTGAACGTggagaatattaatttatctgcCATCAGGACTATAAGAGTGCTCAGACCATTGAGGGCTATCAACAGGATACCTA GCATGCGTATCTTGGTGATGCTTCTTCTGGATACTTTACCAATGTTAGGAAATGTACTTCTTTTATGTTTCTTCGTGTTCTTCATATTCGGAATTGTTGGCGTTCAGCTCTGGGAAGGCATCTTGAGGCAGCGATGCGAACTTGTCCTACCGCCGAACGTACTACGACCTAA CATCTCGTTTCACTACGAGTTCTCGAAAGAGTTAGACTACATATGCACAACGCCGGAAGACAGTGGAATGCACCTGTGCGGAGACTTCCCACCGTATCGATATGGACCTCTCGTTTGCAACGAGTCTGCGAGACCATTTTCCTACAACCATCCGACAAATAATTCATGCGTTAATTGGAATCAATACTATACGAACTGTACCCAGAGGGGCTCGAATCCTTTTCAAGGCACAATATCCTTTGACAATATTGGTCTCGCTTGGGTTGCCATATTTTTG GTTATATCTTTAGAAGGTTGGACGGATATCATGTACTATGTTCAAGATGCTCATAGTTTTTGGGACTGGATATATTTTGTTCTTCTAATTGTg attggATCATTTTTCATGATAAATCTCTGCTTAGTCGTAATAGCGACTCAGTTCAGTGAAACAAAGAAACGTGAAATGGAAAGAATGCGAGCTGAGCGTGCACGCTTTACATCTTCATCAACGCTAGCTTCGTCGACTAACAATAGTGAGCCAGCTACTTGCTACGCTGAAATTGTCAAGTATGTCGCGCACTTGTGGAGACGGTTCAAAAGGCGGATGGCGAAAAAAATCAG gGTATACAAATATCAACGAGCTCAATTGCAATGGCGAACAAGTCGAGAAACACTTCAATTACCATCGAATCGTCCGAAACAGCATCATCCTTGCTGTCCTCGTGTACATCCacag GGTAATGGAAAAGGTGTTGATGAAGCAGGGGACGAGCCACTTAGCAGACCGAGCTTATTACGAGTGCCTTCACTCTCTGCCGCAGATCTTGAG AATGCATCCAATCTGTCACTCTTGTCGCCTCCGTCCCTTGCTCGAAGACGATCTTCAGTAATGTTTAGCGACACGGTTCTTCTACATGTGCCGAACGCACAAAATCTGGCTCATCCACATAATGTCTGCTCATCTGAGAAAATGACACAAACTG AGTTCGACCTGCCAGCAGGAGAGACAGCGGAAGAACGCGCAGCTGCTGGTGGAACCATGTCATGTCAAGAACTACTAGCATTATCTGGAGCTTTGTCAGCCGCCTTACCAACTGGGCAAGTCGCTTTAGATTCATTCTTCGAAGAACTAACCAAAGGAATTAGCAAACGAGCTGGTGAAGACAAATTGGACGCGAag aTTGTAGAAATAGATGATTTTTCATGTTGTGCTGAACTAATAGCAGCTGAAGCAGCGGCGGCTGAAAAAAAGAAAGGTCGACTTATCAATGCTTGTGTAAGATTATGGCGGTTGATAATGAAACGGTTTTCGTTATTGAGAAAACATATTAAGCAAATTGTAAATCACAAATATTTTCAACaag GTATTTTGTTggcaattttaataaacacacTATCGATGGGAATTGAATATCATAACCAACCAGAAGAATTAACCGTTATCGTTGAATATAGCAATATTGTATTCTCTGCTATATTCGCAGTAGAGATGCTTCTTAAAATTATCGCTGAAGGACCTTTTAAGTATATATCAAATGGATTCAATGTGTTCGACGGCGTTATTGTGATCTTAAG tgCATTTGAACTAGCGCAAAGTATGGGTAACGAACATGATTTAGCTGGAAGTTCAGGACTATCAGTGCTAAGAACGTTTCGACTCTTGCGCATTTTAAAGTTAGTGCGCTTCATGCCCAATCTTAGACGCCAACTATTTGTCATGTTGCGGACTATGGATAACGTCGCCGTCTTCTTCTCGCTTCTGgtcctatttatttttatattcag CATCCTCGGTATGAACCTCTTCGGGTGCAAATTCTGCAAGAAAGATGAAGAGGGCGATGTAGAGTGCGACAGAAAAAACTTTGATACGCTCTTGTGGGCCTTTGTCACGGTGTTTCAG GTATTAACGCAGGAGGATTGGaatgttgtattatttaacGGTATGGAAAAAACGAGTCACTGGGCTGCGTTGTACTTTGTAGCTTTGATGACTTTCGGCAACTACGTTCTATTCAACTTACTCGTAGCTATCCTCGTAGAGGGCTTTAGCTCAGAG AGAAATGAAAGAAGGGAACGCGAGCAACGCGAATTGGCTAAATCAAAATTGTCTAGCGAATGTTTTTCTGACAACAACGAATTACAATACGATGAATCCAATTCAGGATCTCACTCCAGTGACAGTTTTTCCCag AACGAAATAAAGAACTACTGGAAATCAGCAGACGATGTGAGGAAAGCAAAAGACGACGTAAATGGTCACAAAGATAAGACCGCGAAAGCTCGACGTAAAACTAAATCATCTGCTCATCATCCATCTCTGTGCAAAGATTGCGCGCAATCCAATAAGTGTAATATACAAAag GAATCAAAAATGTTAGCCAACACTGAGAACAGCACAGTTGTACCGATGATTACTCACACAGCGGCTACACCACAAGATTCACCATCGACAACTTTGGAACCTGGAACGACATTCAGGGACTTTAATGTAGCTTTGACCTTAGAAAGATCAACAATGCTGTCGAGTTTAGATTCTATTGACCGGAGTTCT tGTACCAGCATACCAGGTCTATTAAAACCACCCAATAGTTACACTCTGACCCTTCATTCTGCAGCAGCTCAGTTAGGTGCTGAGAAAGCCAGACTTCCTCCAATGTCTCTTGCCCCACCGCCCTTGTCCCTCGCTCCTCCACCATCCAGATCTACATCGCCCGCATCCACTCCCACAACACCAAGATCCGTACCTTCTCCGATGCTTCCAGAAAAAAACCTACAGGTGACTATTGCTAAAGACGATAATTGTCTGAACGTAAGTGACAAGTCGAGTCTGCTGAGTTCACAAAA AAGTCTCGCAATAACTACTCCGACTATAAATGGAGATGACAAATGCAGAGTACAGCGGGGGTACAGCTGGCGTCTATCGAGACCAAGCTTGCGACGCAAGAAGCAAAGAACAGGATCTGATTCAGACGCTGTTATACTAAATAATGGCCGTGATCACACAGCTTGCAATG GATCAAATTTAAGAAAGAACGAACTACTTCTCTCATCTTCGATGGTAATCAAGAACGATACACAGTCAGAATTCCCGAATAATCGATCCAAAGCACAGTTGCCGGCTCCAAGAGTTCTTGCTCCACCAGCGAGAAGAGTTTCAGCTCATACTACTCCAATACTACCAGAT GTATCCTGGAAAGCACCAGAAGCTGGATTTTCATCAGACTCAACAGTGAGACTAGACACCGTTAAAGCTCCACCACATAGATTATCTCTTACAAATGATTATTTAACAG tAACGACGGTATCCGAAGTAAAAGCTAGTAACTTAACGCCGACAACGCCACAACTCACTCCGATACCACCGCGACCACGAAACGACTCATTACGGCCAAATAATCAAGCCTTGCCATTGATCAAACAAATCAACGAAGat GTcacaataaacaacaatatttgtattttctcATCGAGATTCGATCGACGGCAGTTTAGATTTAAGGACCTTTTTCGATTTATGGAGCCGACGGGGTGTCTTAAGGAAAAAGAGGATTATTCTCTTTACATATTTGCTCCAAATAACAA GATAAGGAGATTATGTACGTGGATGGTTACGAGAAGTTGGTTCGACAACATAGTGCTATTGTTCATAGCTTTAAACTGCATAACACTAGCCATGGAGCGACCTAATATTCCTCCTGATTCTAAAGAGAGGTCCTTCCTATCAAGTGCTAACTACGTTTTCACCGTTGTATTTGCGGTCGAAATGTTTATTAAG GTGGTGGCATCTGGAATGTTTTACGGATCGGAAGCATATTTCACTTCAGGATGGAACATAATGGATGGGTCGCTCGTCATTATATCTATTATTGATCTATTAATGTCTTTAGTATCTGAATCCAGTCCACGAATATTTGGAATTTTAAGG GTATTTAGATTATTAAGATCATTGAGGCCTTTGAGAGTAATAAACAGAGCCCCTGGTTTGAAGTTAGTGGTTCAAACATTGTTATCATCACTGAGACCCATCGGGAATATTGTACTTATATGTTGtacgttttttataattttcggtATACTGGGAGTACAG TTATTCAAAGGGGCGTTCTTTTATTGCGAAGGCGCGAATATAAAATCTGTTAGGAATAAATCCGATTGTCTGGCGATAGAAGGCAACGTGTGGGTAAACAGGAAGTATAACTTCGACGATTTGGGTAAAGCTCTGATGTCACTGTTTGTCCTTAGTTCGAGAGATGGTTgggttaatattatgtatacggGTCTCGACGCTGTAGGAGTTGATCAACAG CCGATAATAAATTATTCGGAATGGCGTCTTCTTTACTTTATCGCATTTATACTACTGGTGGGTTTTTTCGTACTGAACATGTTTGTGGGAGTCGTTGTGGAGAACTTTCATCGATGCAGAGAAGAACAGGAGAAGGAAGAGAGAGTTAGACGTGCTGCTAAACGAGCTCTACAAATGGAGAAGAAAAGACGAA AAATGCATCAACGACCTTACTATTCAGATTACTCCCAATACCGTCTCTTTGTACATAACGTCGTCACTTCCAAGTACTTCGACTTGGCTATTGCAGGCGTTATCGGCCTCAACGTCGTCACCATGGCTATTGAATACTATAGAATGCCACCAGCTTTGCAATACGCATTGAagatctttaattatttctttacggCCGTATTCATACTAGAAGCAGCTATGAAACTTGTAGCGCTCGGTTTCAAAATTTATCTAAAAGATAAATGGAACCAACTTGATGTTATAATTGTAATACTGTCAATTGTGGGGATAGTTTTAGAGGAACTGGAAACGAATATAATACCAATTAATCCAACAATAATGAGGGTTATGCGTGTGTTGAGGATTGCCAGAGTGTTGAAGTTGTTAAAGATGGCAAAAGGTATAAGGGCGCTGCTAGATACGGTCATGCAAGCGTTGCCGCAAGTCGGAAATCTGGGcctgttattttttcttttattcttcaTATTCGCGGCCTTGGGTGTTGAATTGTTCGGCAGACTCGAATGCTCAGATGAGATTCCTTGTCAAG GTCTCGGGGAACACGCCCATTTCGCTAACTTTGGAATGGCGTTTCTCACATTGTTCCGGGTAGCGACGGGTGATAACTGGAACGGCATTATGAAGGACACTCTACGGGAAGACTGCGACAGTTCCGTAGATTGCGTGAGGAACTGTTGCGTGTCCACTATTATTGCGCCGATATTTTTCGTCGTATTCGTCCTCATGGCACAATTTGTCCTCGTCAACGTTGTAGTAGCC GTCCTCATGAAACACCTAGAAGAATCCCATAAGCAAATGGAAGACGAAATCGATATGGACGTGGAACTGGAACGCGAACTGGAACGAGAAGCTGACGATGAAGAAGATAGAGCGTTGTGTCGCGCACTCGAGCAATGTACTTCACCACCTCGGCCTTTGAATAAGGTACCCTCCCTTCCGGCAAATTTCACTTATAGTGAGCCAAAGCAACAGCCGATACCCTCACCCGCACGCAGACGACGCACACTACATTCGCACCATGCTTTACTACCAGCGGCTCTACCGCAAAGACGAGCTTCTCTCTCGCCTCATGCATTCGGACGACGTCGGCAGGACTCCGCTGAGACTCCGGCCGCACTCTATGAGGAGGACGCTCGTTTCATCGATGCCGATGATGTCGACGAACTCGAACCTGGAAGTCCACCGCGAAGAGATTCATTCGCACAGAACAGAAGACAGCGGGCTGATAAGAGAAACTCACTTCGTGGCGAGGAGACGAGACTCTTGCGACCAGCTCCGGTTCTGCTCGCGGTCCCAACTACCAGGCAGAGCATCCGACGAGGCAATTCTAAGCGAAGGTTGTCCACGGAGTCAGGTGCGCCGAACGACATATCGCGTGCATCCTGCACTTCTCCACAGCTTTCCCCTGATGATCCGCCAATAACTGAAGAGGAGGAAATCAGGATCGTCATAGCCGAAAGACGGAAGATCGATTCAGTTAGGCCGGAGTTGGAAGACGTGGAGCTATCGGAGCGTGGCTCCTAG